The following proteins are co-located in the Siansivirga zeaxanthinifaciens CC-SAMT-1 genome:
- the thrA gene encoding bifunctional aspartate kinase/homoserine dehydrogenase I, translating to MKVLKFGGTSVGSAKNINNVISILENYAKKDSVICVVSAVGGITDKLLLAGKQAQLKDTNYTESFNIIKDIHFNIVNELNLDKSSPIIAFVDARLNELKSLLDGIYLINELSPKTSDKLVSYGELLSSYIIAETMKNRGFSADRKNSQELIITNSNFTKAEVNYSITNKNIETYFNTAKQSITILPGFVSKSVAGEETTLGRGGSDFTAAIVAAALNVEQLEIWTDVSGMFTTNPKLVKQAYPIEKISYQEAMELSHFGAKVLYPPTVQPVLNLNIPIHIKNTLEPEAVGTIISNDAFVSSSPVRGISNISNIALLTLQGSGMVGIPGFSKRLFETLSQEKINVILITQASSEHSICLGINETDAELAKTAIDATFENEIALNKIDPIIVEKDLSIIALVGDSMKNHQGISGKMFSTLGKNNINIRAIAQGASEKNISAVIAEKDVKKALNTLHEQFFESKTKQLNVFITGVGNVGEKLVEQIKQQRKYLKENLKINLRIAGLSNSRKMIFNEDGLDLSDWKDQLASGETASLEGFFERTKSLNLRNSIFVDVTANKDVAGLYAQYLRESIGVVACNKIACSSDFENYKLLKRLSLKYNAPFLFETNVGAGLPIIDTLGNLIASGDKITSIHAVLSGSLNFVFNNFDDTTKFYDVVKQAAAEGYTEPDPRIDLSGVDVARKILILARESGVEMNLEDIENTPFLSDAGLKSDSVADFYDTLIADEAHYQSLYASAKAKGCQLKYVAQFNNGKASVSLQEIPSDHPFFNLKGKDNIVMFYTQRYPEQPMIIKGAGAGAEVTASGLFADIIRIGND from the coding sequence ATGAAGGTTTTAAAATTTGGTGGCACCTCTGTAGGTTCTGCAAAAAACATAAATAACGTTATTAGCATTTTAGAAAATTATGCTAAAAAAGATTCTGTAATCTGTGTGGTTTCTGCTGTTGGCGGTATAACCGATAAATTATTGTTGGCTGGTAAACAGGCACAATTAAAAGACACGAATTACACCGAGTCGTTTAACATTATAAAAGATATTCATTTTAATATTGTAAATGAATTAAATCTGGATAAAAGCTCGCCAATTATTGCATTTGTTGATGCAAGATTAAACGAACTTAAAAGTTTATTAGATGGGATTTATTTAATTAATGAATTATCTCCAAAAACATCCGATAAATTAGTGAGTTATGGTGAATTATTATCTTCATACATCATCGCCGAAACGATGAAAAATCGTGGTTTTTCGGCCGATCGTAAAAATTCACAGGAATTAATAATTACCAATTCAAACTTCACCAAAGCAGAAGTTAATTACAGTATTACAAATAAAAATATTGAAACTTACTTCAACACAGCGAAGCAAAGCATTACCATTTTACCTGGTTTTGTTTCTAAATCGGTTGCTGGTGAAGAAACGACTTTGGGGCGCGGTGGTTCCGATTTTACTGCGGCTATTGTTGCAGCAGCTTTAAACGTTGAACAGTTAGAAATCTGGACCGATGTTAGTGGTATGTTCACTACCAATCCGAAATTGGTAAAGCAAGCTTACCCTATTGAAAAAATATCGTATCAAGAGGCCATGGAATTATCGCATTTTGGTGCAAAAGTTCTATATCCGCCAACGGTACAGCCTGTTTTAAATTTAAATATTCCAATTCATATTAAAAATACATTAGAGCCAGAAGCTGTTGGAACCATTATTTCTAACGATGCCTTTGTTTCGTCTTCGCCTGTAAGAGGCATTAGTAATATTTCTAATATTGCCTTGTTAACCCTTCAAGGCAGCGGTATGGTTGGTATTCCTGGGTTTTCTAAACGTTTGTTTGAAACCTTATCACAAGAAAAAATAAATGTGATTTTAATCACGCAAGCATCGTCTGAGCATTCTATTTGTTTGGGTATTAACGAAACCGATGCCGAATTGGCTAAAACGGCAATCGATGCTACTTTCGAAAATGAAATTGCATTAAATAAAATAGATCCTATTATTGTTGAAAAAGACCTGTCTATCATCGCTTTAGTTGGCGACAGCATGAAAAACCATCAAGGTATAAGCGGTAAAATGTTTAGCACTTTAGGAAAAAACAATATTAATATTAGAGCGATTGCTCAAGGGGCTTCAGAGAAAAACATTTCGGCTGTAATTGCAGAAAAAGATGTTAAAAAAGCCCTGAACACCTTACATGAACAATTTTTCGAATCGAAAACCAAACAACTCAATGTATTTATTACGGGTGTTGGTAATGTGGGTGAAAAATTGGTGGAGCAAATCAAGCAACAACGTAAATACTTAAAAGAAAATCTAAAAATTAATTTAAGAATTGCTGGATTATCGAATTCCAGAAAGATGATTTTCAACGAAGACGGATTAGATTTAAGCGATTGGAAAGACCAACTGGCTAGTGGCGAAACAGCTTCGTTAGAAGGCTTTTTCGAGCGCACCAAATCGTTAAACCTTCGTAACAGCATTTTTGTTGATGTTACCGCAAATAAAGACGTGGCTGGACTGTATGCACAATATTTACGCGAAAGCATTGGCGTGGTTGCCTGTAATAAAATTGCTTGTTCTAGCGATTTCGAAAATTATAAATTATTAAAACGTTTATCGCTTAAATACAATGCACCATTTTTATTTGAAACCAATGTGGGTGCGGGCTTACCTATTATAGATACTTTAGGTAATTTAATAGCTTCGGGAGATAAAATCACGTCTATTCATGCGGTATTATCTGGTAGTTTAAATTTTGTATTTAATAATTTCGATGATACTACAAAGTTTTACGATGTGGTTAAACAAGCTGCTGCCGAAGGATATACCGAGCCAGACCCAAGAATCGATTTAAGTGGTGTCGATGTGGCGCGTAAAATTTTAATTTTAGCTCGTGAAAGTGGTGTTGAAATGAATTTAGAAGATATTGAAAATACACCATTCCTTTCGGATGCTGGATTAAAAAGCGATTCGGTAGCCGATTTTTACGATACTTTAATTGCCGATGAAGCGCATTACCAAAGTTTGTATGCTTCAGCGAAAGCTAAAGGCTGTCAGTTAAAATACGTAGCGCAGTTTAACAACGGAAAAGCCAGTGTGAGTTTACAGGAAATTCCTAGCGATCATCCTTTCTTTAATTTAAAAGGAAAAGATAATATTGTTATGTTTTACACCCAGCGTTACCCAGAACAGCCTATGATTATTAAAGGTGCGGGAGCAGGTGCCGAAGTAACAGCTTCTGGTTTGTTCGCCGATATTATTAGAATTGGAAATGATTAA
- a CDS encoding TlpA family protein disulfide reductase, with product MKKLLLLTVAASIIACKQAPKDYVTISGKITDKNSDSIFIANRTFSKTIKVNEDGTLKDTLKVPTGLYSLYDGKESATIFLKNGFDIEFTLDTKEFDESITFSGEGAEHNNFLAKHSLLRENLLDVDALSDLKTEDLETEFSKIDKTLSEFYDSNVNIDTSITNDLKGSLKPMLNYYKSYVLDKIALKTTLYKGAPSPTFENYENYKGGTTSLSDLKGKYVYVDVWATWCGPCKGEIPSLKALEADYHGKNIHFVSLSIDDDRTHGGSWDKAKADWKAMVADKELGGIQIMAPEGWKSAFVEAYKIKGIPRFLLIDPDGNIVTPDAPRPSSPDIRELFDTLEI from the coding sequence ATGAAAAAATTATTATTATTAACCGTTGCTGCTTCAATTATAGCATGTAAACAAGCTCCTAAAGATTACGTTACAATTTCTGGAAAAATTACAGATAAAAACAGTGATTCTATTTTTATTGCCAACAGAACGTTTTCTAAAACTATTAAAGTTAATGAAGATGGTACTTTAAAAGATACTTTAAAAGTGCCAACAGGTCTTTATAGTTTATATGATGGTAAAGAATCTGCAACGATTTTCCTTAAAAATGGATTTGATATTGAATTTACCTTAGACACAAAGGAATTTGACGAGTCTATTACATTTAGTGGCGAAGGTGCCGAGCACAATAATTTTTTAGCTAAGCATTCTTTATTAAGAGAAAATTTATTGGATGTAGATGCTTTAAGTGATTTAAAAACTGAAGATTTAGAAACTGAATTTAGTAAAATAGATAAAACCTTAAGCGAATTCTATGATTCTAATGTAAATATCGATACGTCTATTACCAATGACTTAAAAGGAAGTTTAAAGCCAATGCTTAACTACTACAAAAGCTATGTTTTAGATAAAATAGCTTTAAAAACAACGTTATATAAAGGAGCGCCCTCACCTACTTTCGAGAATTACGAAAATTACAAAGGTGGTACAACGTCATTATCCGATTTAAAAGGAAAATATGTTTATGTTGATGTTTGGGCTACTTGGTGCGGACCATGTAAAGGCGAAATTCCTTCTTTAAAAGCATTAGAAGCAGACTACCACGGTAAAAACATTCACTTTGTAAGTTTGTCTATTGACGACGATAGAACGCATGGTGGTTCTTGGGATAAAGCAAAAGCAGATTGGAAAGCTATGGTAGCCGATAAAGAATTAGGTGGCATTCAAATAATGGCACCAGAAGGATGGAAATCTGCCTTTGTTGAAGCTTATAAAATTAAAGGTATTCCTCGATTTTTATTAATCGATCCCGATGGGAATATTGTAACTCCAGATGCTCCAAGACCTTCAAGTCCAGACATTAGAGAGTTGTTTGATACTTTAGAAATCTAA
- a CDS encoding homoserine kinase: MNEIKIFSPATVANVACGFDVLGFCLDSVGDDMVIRKTDKKGIYITKIEGFDLPFEAELNVAGVSALAMYEAINPDFGFEIEIYKNIKPGSGIGSSAASAVGSVFGMNELLGRPFNKTQLTEFAVKGEALASKCEHADNLAPAMLGGFTLVKSMQPLEILQIPTPEDLYATIIHPQIEIKTSEARAILPKDVALSNAVTQWANFGSLIHALHTSDFGLIERSLKDVIVEPYRSQLIPHYQDVKKAMLDAGALGAGISGSGPSIFSLSKGSETAVNVKDAIEKVYATTGIDFDIHVTKINTEGIKIIDN, translated from the coding sequence ATGAACGAAATAAAAATATTTTCTCCGGCAACCGTTGCAAATGTCGCTTGTGGTTTCGATGTGTTAGGCTTCTGTTTAGATAGTGTTGGAGACGACATGGTTATTAGAAAAACCGATAAAAAAGGGATTTACATCACTAAAATTGAAGGCTTCGATTTACCGTTTGAAGCCGAATTAAACGTGGCAGGTGTTTCGGCATTGGCTATGTATGAAGCTATTAACCCCGATTTCGGATTTGAAATTGAAATTTACAAAAACATTAAACCCGGAAGCGGTATTGGTAGCAGTGCTGCCAGTGCGGTTGGAAGTGTTTTTGGTATGAACGAACTTTTAGGGCGTCCTTTTAATAAAACCCAATTAACCGAGTTTGCGGTTAAAGGCGAAGCCTTAGCAAGTAAATGCGAACACGCCGATAACCTAGCTCCTGCTATGCTTGGCGGTTTTACGCTGGTTAAAAGCATGCAGCCTTTAGAAATTTTGCAAATACCAACGCCAGAAGATTTATATGCGACGATTATTCATCCGCAAATAGAAATAAAAACATCCGAAGCGCGTGCCATCCTTCCTAAAGATGTAGCCTTAAGCAATGCGGTAACGCAATGGGCTAATTTTGGAAGTTTAATTCATGCCCTACATACCAGCGATTTTGGCTTAATAGAAAGATCACTTAAAGATGTTATTGTAGAGCCCTATAGAAGTCAGTTAATACCACATTACCAAGACGTTAAAAAAGCCATGCTAGATGCAGGTGCCTTAGGCGCTGGCATTTCAGGCTCTGGCCCTTCTATTTTTTCATTAAGTAAAGGCTCGGAAACAGCTGTAAATGTGAAAGATGCTATTGAAAAAGTATATGCAACTACAGGCATTGATTTCGATATTCATGTAACCAAAATAAACACGGAAGGCATCAAAATAATTGATAATTAA
- the thrC gene encoding threonine synthase codes for MNYYSLNHKAPKTTFKDAVIKGLAPDKGLYFPESITPLPKEFFENIDDLSNSEIAFEAIKQFVSPEIPEDVLKTIVEETLSFDFPVVPLNDNISTLELFHGPTMAFKDVGARFMARCLGYFNQNNDREVTVLVATSGDTGGAVANGFLGVKGVNVVILYPSGKVSDIQEMQLTTLGQNIKALEVNGTFDDCQAMVKTAFLDESITKNMQLTSANSINVARWLPQLFYFMFAYKQLHKKHKNIVFSVPSGNFGNICAGMMAQQLGLPIQHFIASNNANNVVTRYLISRLYEVKPSVQTISNAMDVGAPSNFIRIQEIYENNFDELRENLSSYSFSDDETREALLEMYNQYNYVADPHGAVGYLGCKEYLEEHSDAHCVFLETAHPTKFLDVVEDVIKEKQPLPEQIQSVMGKQKESVVISTYNDLKAFLLS; via the coding sequence ATGAACTATTACTCACTAAATCATAAAGCACCAAAAACAACATTTAAAGATGCGGTTATTAAAGGTTTAGCACCCGATAAAGGATTATATTTTCCTGAAAGTATAACGCCGCTTCCTAAAGAATTTTTTGAAAACATAGATGATTTATCAAATTCTGAAATTGCTTTTGAAGCCATCAAACAATTCGTTTCACCAGAAATTCCAGAAGATGTTTTAAAAACGATTGTTGAAGAAACCTTGTCTTTCGACTTTCCTGTGGTGCCCTTAAACGACAACATTTCTACTTTAGAATTGTTTCACGGACCAACCATGGCGTTTAAAGATGTGGGGGCGCGTTTTATGGCGCGTTGTTTAGGGTATTTTAACCAGAACAACGACCGTGAAGTTACTGTTTTAGTAGCTACTTCGGGAGATACCGGTGGCGCTGTAGCCAATGGTTTTTTAGGTGTTAAAGGGGTTAATGTGGTTATTCTTTACCCGAGCGGAAAAGTGAGCGATATACAAGAAATGCAACTAACCACTTTAGGACAAAACATAAAAGCTTTAGAAGTTAACGGCACGTTTGATGATTGCCAGGCCATGGTAAAAACAGCGTTTTTAGACGAAAGCATTACCAAAAACATGCAGTTAACCTCGGCGAATTCTATAAATGTGGCGCGTTGGTTGCCGCAGTTATTTTACTTTATGTTTGCCTACAAACAATTACATAAAAAACATAAAAACATCGTGTTTTCGGTGCCTAGCGGTAATTTTGGAAATATTTGTGCAGGTATGATGGCGCAGCAATTAGGCTTGCCTATTCAGCATTTTATAGCATCAAACAACGCTAATAACGTGGTAACTCGCTATTTAATTTCGCGTTTATACGAAGTGAAACCTTCGGTGCAAACCATTAGTAATGCGATGGATGTTGGAGCCCCAAGTAACTTTATTCGTATTCAGGAAATTTATGAAAACAACTTCGACGAATTAAGAGAAAACCTGTCCTCTTATAGTTTTTCCGATGATGAAACCCGTGAAGCCCTTTTAGAAATGTACAACCAATATAACTATGTTGCCGATCCGCATGGCGCTGTGGGCTATTTAGGTTGTAAAGAATATTTAGAAGAACACAGCGATGCGCATTGCGTGTTTTTAGAAACGGCACATCCAACCAAATTTTTAGATGTTGTAGAAGACGTTATTAAAGAAAAACAACCCCTACCAGAACAAATACAATCGGTTATGGGAAAACAAAAAGAATCGGTGGTTATTTCAACGTATAACGATTTAAAAGCCTTTCTATTAAGTTAA
- a CDS encoding bifunctional ADP-dependent NAD(P)H-hydrate dehydratase/NAD(P)H-hydrate epimerase, giving the protein MKIFSKEQIYEGDRLTIERQNISSTDLMERAGSQIFNWMHLRMQGAQVPIHVFCGIGNNGGDGLVLSRQLILDGYNVKTYIVNYSDKRSKDFLINYDRIKNVTKKWPELLTSIEDFPEIQKDDIIVDAIFGIGLNRPVDTWVKDLFVYLNETKAFTLSIDIPSGLQTDQVPVDETAVIKAGYTLSFVTPKLVFFLPETSKYTQQWETLDIGIDPEFLYTTTTEAELIGKHEVLPIYKPRDKFSHKVTYGHSVIIGGSYGKTGAVTLASRAALSAGSGLITAYVPKCGYIPLQTAFPEAMVLTSDSDVLISNINFDIKASAIGIGMGLGTAGETVLAFEGFLKSNTSPLVIDADALNIISENKNLLKLLPKQSVLTPHPKELERLVGVWKDDFYKLDKVKSLSKTYDLIVVIKGANTITVYQDKLYINTTGNPGLATAGTGDVLTGIITGLISQSYEPLTAAIFGVYLHGKSADIAVEDYGYQSLIASHIIDYLGEAFKDLFKQPEQAPQANETTEES; this is encoded by the coding sequence ATGAAGATATTTTCTAAAGAACAAATTTACGAAGGCGACCGTTTAACTATAGAGCGCCAAAATATTTCCTCAACAGATTTAATGGAGCGTGCGGGTTCACAAATATTTAATTGGATGCATTTACGAATGCAAGGCGCTCAAGTTCCTATTCATGTATTTTGCGGTATTGGAAATAATGGAGGCGATGGCCTGGTGCTATCCAGACAGCTTATTTTAGATGGTTATAATGTAAAAACCTATATTGTAAACTACAGCGATAAACGGTCTAAAGATTTTTTAATTAATTACGACCGAATTAAAAATGTTACGAAAAAGTGGCCAGAACTATTAACTTCTATTGAAGATTTTCCTGAAATTCAAAAGGACGATATTATTGTGGATGCCATTTTTGGAATAGGATTAAACCGTCCGGTAGATACATGGGTGAAAGATCTTTTTGTGTATTTAAATGAAACAAAAGCCTTCACTTTATCGATAGATATTCCATCGGGTTTACAAACAGATCAAGTACCTGTTGATGAAACGGCCGTTATAAAAGCAGGCTATACTTTAAGTTTTGTAACGCCTAAATTGGTTTTCTTTTTACCCGAAACCAGTAAATATACCCAACAATGGGAAACGTTGGATATTGGCATTGATCCTGAATTTTTGTACACAACTACAACCGAAGCAGAGTTAATAGGAAAACATGAAGTTTTACCAATTTATAAACCCAGAGATAAATTTTCTCATAAAGTAACCTATGGACATAGTGTTATAATAGGAGGGAGTTATGGTAAAACAGGTGCAGTAACTTTGGCCAGTCGCGCTGCTTTATCTGCAGGTTCGGGATTAATTACAGCCTATGTGCCTAAATGTGGTTATATACCTTTACAAACGGCGTTTCCAGAAGCAATGGTTTTAACCAGTGATAGTGATGTTTTAATATCGAATATTAATTTTGATATAAAAGCTTCGGCCATTGGTATAGGTATGGGCTTAGGAACCGCTGGTGAAACTGTTCTGGCCTTTGAAGGTTTTTTAAAATCAAATACAAGTCCGTTAGTTATTGATGCCGATGCTTTAAATATCATTTCAGAAAATAAAAATTTATTAAAATTATTACCGAAGCAATCGGTTTTAACGCCGCACCCTAAGGAATTAGAACGTTTAGTAGGTGTGTGGAAAGATGATTTTTACAAATTGGATAAAGTAAAATCCCTTTCAAAAACATACGACCTTATTGTTGTAATTAAAGGTGCTAACACCATCACCGTTTATCAAGATAAATTATACATTAACACCACAGGCAATCCTGGATTAGCAACTGCTGGCACTGGCGATGTTTTAACGGGCATCATTACAGGATTAATTTCGCAGTCGTACGAACCTTTAACTGCGGCTATTTTTGGAGTGTATTTACACGGAAAATCTGCAGATATAGCAGTTGAAGATTATGGCTATCAAAGCTTAATAGCAAGCCATATCATAGATTATCTCGGGGAAGCTTTTAAAGATTTATTTAAGCAACCCGAACAAGCACCACAAGCAAACGAAACTACAGAAGAATCCTAA